In Erigeron canadensis isolate Cc75 chromosome 7, C_canadensis_v1, whole genome shotgun sequence, one DNA window encodes the following:
- the LOC122607301 gene encoding probable pectate lyase 8: MVVFARHFALSLFVLVNIFFISINAGSSSVDEKIELQSLIDNSTMVDRRREEIANEKNENAFDENPERVASMVDMTIRNNTERRKLGFLSCGTGNPIDDCWRCDRNWQRNRKRLADCAIGFGRNAIGGRDGRYYVVTDPNDDDPVHPRPGTLRHAVIQDQPLWIIFKRDMVIHLKQELLMNSFKTIDARGVNVHIANGGCITIQYVTNVIIHGLHIHDCKPTGNAMVRSSPSHYGWRTMADGDAISIFGSSHIWVDHNSLSNCADGLVDAIMGSTAITISNNYFTHHNEVMLLGHSDTYDRDKIMQVTIAYNHFGEGLVQRMPRCRHGYFHVVNNDYTHWEMYAIGGSADPTINSQGNRYLAPVNPNAKEVTHRVLTAGRWRHWNWRSEGDLMLNGAFFTPSGTGAGASYARASSLSAKPSSVVASLTSGSGALVCRRGRQC, translated from the exons ATGGTGGTCTTTGCGAGACATTTCGCGCTAAGTTTATTTGTTCTTgtcaatatatttttcatttccaTCAATGCTGGTTCTAGCAg TGTGGATGAGAAAATCGAGTTACAAAGCTTGATAGAtaattcaacaatggtggaCAG GAGAAGGGAAGAAATTGCTAATGAAAAGAATGAGAATGCCTTTGACGAAAATCCGGAAAGGGTTGCTTCTATGGTTGACAT GACCATTAGGAATAATACAGAAAGAAGGAAACTAGGATTTTTGTCATGTGGCACTGGGAATCCAATTGATGACTGCTGGAGATGTGACAGAAACTGGCAGCGTAACCGTAAGCGCCTAGCGGACTGCGCTATTGGGTTTGGTCGTAACGCTATTGGTGGACGTGATGGACGTTACTATGTCGTTACTGACCCAAATGACGACGACCCGGTCCACCCAAGACCTGGAACTTTAAGACATGCTGTCATTCAAGACCAACCATTATGGATTATTTTCAAAAGAGATATGGTTATCCATCTTAAACAAGAACTACTAATGAACAGTTTTAAAACAATCGATGCTCGTGGAGTCAATGTGCATATTGCAAATGGCGGGTGCATCACTATTCAGTATGTCACAAATGTGATCATTCATGGTTTGCATATTCATGATTGTAAACCAACTGGAAATGCAATGGTTAGAAGCTCGCCGTCtcattatggatggagaacaaTGGCTGATGGTGACGCGATTTCCATCTTTGGTTCGAGTCATATTTGGGTTGATCATAATTCTCTTTCAAATTGTGCTGATGGGCTTGTTGATGCTATTATGGGATCAACCGCTATTACTATTTCTAACAATTATTTCACTCACCACAATGAG GTTATGTTGTTGGGTCACAGCGACACTTATGACCGCGACAAGATTATGCAAGTGACCATTGCATACAACCATTTCGGTGAGGGTCTTGTCCAAAGAATGCCAAG GTGTAGGCATGGGTATTTCCACGTTGTAAATAACGACTACACACACTGGGAAATGTATGCGATCGGTGGCAGTGCAGATCCCACTATTAACAGCCAAGGCAACAGATACCTGGCTCCGGTCAATCCTAATGCTAAAGag GTTACTCATAGAGTACTAACAGCAGGAAGATGGAGACATTGGAATTGGAGATCAGAAGGTGATCTCATGTTGAACGGCGCATTCTTTACACCATCTGGTACTGGTGCAGGAGCCAGTTATGCCCGTGCATCGAGTCTAAGTGCTAAACCATCATCGGTTGTGGCCTCACTTACTTCAGGATCCGGTGCACTTGTTTGTCGACGAGGCAGACAGTGttaa
- the LOC122607719 gene encoding uncharacterized protein LOC122607719, producing MSCIFTIQNTYSPICYSLKSHTYKSQSLSYNSQSLLKLKKLPIIQTRKFSSTIQAAQSGFLKVLQTAYKVGKDGIEAGTTLVPESVPRPIARISVAVIGATIALFLLKSFLSTAFFVLATMGLIYSAFIALNKDEGPKGGGGTSSTTTSTDEESLEEARRIMEKYK from the exons ATGTCTTGTATATTTACTATCCAAAATACATATTCTCCAATATGTTATTCTTtaaaatcacacacatacaaatcaCAATCCTTATCTTATAACTCCCAATCAttattaaagttgaaaaagcTTCCAATCATTCAAACAAGGAAATTCAGTTCCACAATCCAAGCTGCTCAATCTGGGTTTCTTAaag TGCTTCAAACAGCATATAAGGTTGGAAAGGATGGAATTGAAGCAGGAACAACTTTAGTGCCA GAATCTGTTCCAAGACCAATTGCTCGGATATCTGTGGCTGTAATTGGGGCGACCATTGCACTCTTTCTACTCAAGTCGTTCTTGTCCACAGCTTTCTTTGTTCTG GCAACAATGGGACTGATTTACTCGGCATTCATCGCGCTAAACAAAGATGAAGGTCCTAAAGGGGGCGGAGGCACCTCCAGCACCACCACTTCAACAGACGAAGAGAGCCTCGAAGAAGCAAGAAGAATTATGGAAAAGTACAAATAA